The nucleotide sequence CCAAACAATCCCACCGGACAGGTTTATTCCGCACAGAACCTTGCGGAACTGGGCCAGTGCCTGGAGAAAAAAAGCCGGGAGATCAACCGGCGCATCTACCTGGTCTCGGATGAACCCTACCGAAAGATTGTTTATGACAACATCGAGGTGCCCGGGGTGTTTGACTGTTATGCAGACAGTGTCATGGCCACTTCCTATTCCAAGGACCTTTCGCTTCCGGGCGAACGCATCGGGTTTGCAGCAATCAACCCGGCGGCAGGCGAAAAACAGCAATTGCTTGCCGCCATGGCCCTGGCCAACCGGATTCTGGGATTTGTCAACGCCCCGGCCCTGATGCAACGGCTGGTTGCACTGGTGCAGGGTACCAGCGTGGATATCGCCGAATACGACCGCAAGCGCAACCTTTTGTGCAACGGCCTGGATCGGCTGGGATACAAATTTATCCGACCCGGGGGCGCATTTTACCTGTTTCCCCAAAGCCCGATCAAAGATGATGTGGAATTTGTGGGCGCCCTGCAGCAGGAGCGCATCTTAGCGGTTCCGGGCAGCGGATTCGGCGCACCCGGCTATTTTCGCCTCAGCTTCTGCGTGGCCGATCAGACCATCACCGATGCCATGCCG is from Desulfosalsimonas propionicica and encodes:
- a CDS encoding pyridoxal phosphate-dependent aminotransferase, with product MPIARKMADFIEKSSWIRKMFEEGARLKAIHGADNVFDFSLGNPNMEPPEEVRDHLEQVAADPAPGLHAYMPNTGYPHVRKAVADFLGREQGVAITENEIIMTCGAAGGLNIVLKAILDADDEVITPAPYFVEYGFYADNHGGRLVAVPTRPDFTIDVAAIEAAITPKTRAVVINSPNNPTGQVYSAQNLAELGQCLEKKSREINRRIYLVSDEPYRKIVYDNIEVPGVFDCYADSVMATSYSKDLSLPGERIGFAAINPAAGEKQQLLAAMALANRILGFVNAPALMQRLVALVQGTSVDIAEYDRKRNLLCNGLDRLGYKFIRPGGAFYLFPQSPIKDDVEFVGALQQERILAVPGSGFGAPGYFRLSFCVADQTITDAMPGFEKTIAQFQ